Within the Sphingobium baderi genome, the region CGGGGATCGCAGTCGATGCCTCTAGCCGCTCAAAGATCTGCACGGCCTGTTCCGGGCCGATATGGGTGCCCGAAGCCATCTGCCCTTTCTGAAAGCGGAAGGCGCCGATGGGGAGGATGGCGAGGCGGACCGGACCCAGTCGCGCGGCTTCGGCTGGCCAGGCCATATCGCCCGCACCGGTATCGCCCGCAAAGAAGATGTTCCCGGCCCGTGTTTCGATCACGAAGCTGGACCATAGCGCGCGGTTCCGGTCCGTGGCCCAGCGCGAACTCCAGTGATGGTTTCGCATCACATGGACGCGGTAATCGGGGCAATGCTCATAATTTTCGCACTGGATCACCGTATCGGCACCAAGACCGCCCAGTGCCGCGCCGCTGATTGACTGGCCCCAATCCAGCGCGGTGGCGGGAATGCCGGACGCTTTCAGGATCGTGTCATTGCCAAGGCCGGTGACGATCCTGGGCCGGTCGCGTTCCCAGAGCTTTTTAAGGGTGGGGATGTCGAGATGATCGTAATGATTGTGGCTGATGACGATCAGGTCGATCTTTGGCAGGTCGTCGAAGCGGATGCCCGGCTGTGCGACGCGCTTTGGCCCGACCAGATTGAACGGCCCGGCACGATCCGACCAGATCGGATCGGTCAGGATGTTGATGCCGGCCGCCTGCACCAGCACCGTCGCATGACCCACCCATGTCGCCGTCATGCCGCGCGGAGCGGCGAAGGGGGCGGGGCGCGCCGGTCTTACCGCTATCGCGTCCGGCCATTCGGGCCGGTCGTCCCGCCCCAGCAGATAGCGGGCGATGGCATTGTGCATATTGGGGCCGCGTGAGATGAAATCGTCCGTGCCATCGGGATTGAAGAAGTGTGCGCCGTCGAAATGGCGGCTGGCAGGGCCCTGATAATAGATGCGGTCGAGGAAAGGCGGGATGACGGTGACCGCCAGGCATAGGGCGATGACCGCAAACAGTGATGCGATGCCCACGACACCGGCGATTTTCCTGAACAGGCGACCCATGCGCTCTCCGAACCTTTTGCCATCAGCGACATAACGCGGATTGGCGGCGCGGCAAGGGGCATGGCGTCAATGCCGCTCAGCAGGGGTTCTCATAGGCAAGCTGCAATATGCCCCAATGTCGCCCATTCACATGGATGGAAGCAATCACCTGTTTGAGCAGCACGACCTCCATATCGGCCGTCAGGCGGCGATAGGCCTTGATATAGAAGGGCTGGGTGATTTTGCTTTGCTCCCGGGTGTCGGGGAAATCGAAGATCACGCCCTGACGCGAATGTTCAAGGTTCCACTTGTCCTGCCCCGGCCGCTGCGGCTGGGCGCGTTCAGGCATGGCCACCGCGCCAAAGGCGTTGCGATCGGTGAAGGTCATGCCAAAGAACCCTTTTAAGCCGCGCGCCTTTTCCTGCTGCTCGCGGGCCGCGGGCATCATCACCTGCTGCGCGGGATGCGAGAATTGCAGAGGATTGGTGCCGGCTATCGGTATATAATGTTCGCTGAATATCTCGGCTTCGCTCACACGCCCTTGTGTGATCGCTCGTTCGATGGCCGCACCCACCATATCGGCGGATTCGAGACCGAAGCGGATATAAGGGGAATCGGGAATCTCGACCCCGCTCTCCGCCAGATATTGCAGCAGTTCGTTGGTGTCGTCGCTTGCTGTCGATACGCGGCTGGACAGGCGCTGAAGCCCGTCGGCATTGTCGGTCGATGTGCTGGCCAGCGCCGCCAGCCCTTCCCTGATTTGAGCCGCGGATCCCACCATGGAGGCGATGCGGTCGGCCGCAGCGTCGCTCTTGCCGGACAGGTCGCGTATCAGCGCGTCCAGCCTTTCCACCAGCGCTTCGATATTGCGCGTGTCATTGGCCGCGGCGTGGGCCGTCTCCGCGCCATGAATGATGCCCTCCAGCATTTTCCTGGCTTCGTCGGTCAGTGCGCCGATGGAGCGCTCGATCGTCTGGGTGGCGGTCGTCGTTTCCTGCGCCAGCTTCTTGACCTCTGACGCGACTACGGCAAAGCCACGTCCCGCATCGCCTGCGCGTGCCGCCTCGATCGTGGCGTTGAGCGCCAGCAGGTTCGTCTGGCTCGCGATACCGCTGATGACGCCGGTCACATGGGCTACGGTCTTGAGCGCTTCGCGAAAGCTGTCGAGTCGCTCGTGGATGCCGCTGACCTGTGTGATCAGTTCGCTGAAATTCTGGTTGGCCGTTGAAAGCTGCCGCCCCGAATCGTCGATGATAAGCCGGGCGGCGTCGGCTTTCGTTCGCGCTTCCTCCCCCGCGAGCGAGGCGCGGTCGCCATCCTGCGACAATTGGGCTGCCGCTTCGCCGATGGTTTCGATGGTGCGTGCCTGTCGCGTCACCCGGTCCGCCAGTTCGCTGATGTCAGCCTGAAGATCGAGCGTGCGGATGCCAAGATCGCCCGACAGGCGAGCGACTTTCTCGACGGCATGGGCGATGTTTTCAAAGGGCACTATTCTTTCCACGCCGTGTGGCTAGAACAGGATGGTAAATGAAAGGTTAGGTGCGCGACCAATGGAGTCAGAGAGCGCCGGCCAACGCCAGGATGACGCCCAGCGCCACTAGCATGAGGCCCACCGCCTCGCTGCGTTTCATGCGTTCGCCAAGGTAGAAATGCCCGAAGGCGAGCGTGAAGGCGACTTCGACCTGCCCGACGATGCGGACCAGCGCCACCGGTGCGGTGGCGAAGCCGGTGAACCAGCAGGCCGATCCGGCCGCAGACAGAAATCCGACCTGTCCCGAGACCCGCCAACTCGCCAGCACCCGCCGCATTTCGCCCGATTCACGCAGCAGCAGATAACCGCCCTGCATCACCGTCTGAAGCGCCACCGTCACCGCTAGAACGATGAGCGCGGCATGGATTGGGTCGCTGCCGCCCACTTCCTGCGCGGCGCGGCGGATGCCGATGGCGGTCAGGGCGAAGAAAAAGCCGGATGCTATGCCATAGAGCGCGGCGGGCTGGCCCAGGGCCTTCAGGAAATCCAGCGGACCCATGCGGCGTCCGCCCGTGGATAACAACATGATGCCTCCGACGCCGCAACCGATGCCGCAGAGGCTGGGCGCGCTCAGCCTTTCGCCCATCAACAGGAAGGAGAGGATGGCGCTCTGCACCGCCTCCGTTTTCGAATAGGCAGTGCCGACCACGAAATTGCGGTGATGAAAGGCCATCAGCAACAGGTTGGTGGCGATGATCTGTGCCAACCCGCCCGCAAGGCAGAAAAGCAGGAATAGCCCGCCGACAGAAGGAAATGGCGCTGGAAAAGTCAGCCGGTAGGCCGCCAGCATCAACAGTGCGAAGGGAAGGCCGTAAAGATAGCGGACCAGCCCCGCACCGTTGATCGACAGGCTTTTGCCGACTCGGCGTTGTACAGCGGTCCGCCATGCCTGCATTCCGCCTGCCATCAACGTGGCGGGCAACCAGATGGGAGAAGAAATCATGCCCGGCCTATAGCCGAAAAGCGCGGGGCGTCACCTTTAGCTTGCCCTGCTTTGCACGCCGTCTGGGGAAGCGTTCAGCTTGGCTTGACGCCGTTCGCCGAGGCTCCGCCATGATGCCAGCCGATGGGAGGCGCGGGGGCATCCACCAGCGGAAGGCGACCCATGGTCCAGTTCGTCTGGAGCCGCACCAGCGGATTGGGCGCGCACCATATCTCGCCGCTGTCGTTGAGACCCGTAACCCAGATCAGATTATGTTCTGGTCCATAGTCGATGACCGCGAAGGCATAACCTTTTCCCTTGTCTTGGATATCGATGGGAAGCGGTGGATTGAGCTGAATAAAGGACATGAAGAAACTCCGGCGCAAGATGCCGGAAACAATGCGGCGGCGGCCACAGGGTTCCGCCCATTGCCGCCACCTTGATTTCGATCAGGAGGATTTGTCCTGCGGGAAGTTCACACGCCTTCGAGCAGACGTTCCTTGCGGATTTTCTCCTGCCACACCAGTGGGGCGAGGCGATGGACATTCTGCCCTTCGCTATCGACCGCGACGGTCACGGGCATGTCCTGCACCTCGAATTCGTAGATCGCTTCCATGCCCAGATCCTCGAAGCCCACGACCTTCGCGCCCTTGATCGCGCGCGCGACAAGGTAAGCCGCGCCGCCGACCGCCATCAGATAGGCGCTCTTGTGCTTCGCGATGCTTTCGGTCGCCGCCGGGCCGCGCTCCGCCTTGCCGACGCAGCCGAGCAGGCCCTGCTCCAGCATCATGTCCATGAAGCTGTCCATGCGGGTCGCGGTGGTGGGACCGGCGGGGCCGACCACTTCGTCGCGCACCGGGTCGACCGGGCCGACATAATAGATGACGCGGCCCTTGAAATCGACGGGCAGTTGTTCGCCCTTCGCCAGCATGTCCTTGATCCGCTTATGCGCGGCGTCGCGGCCGGTCAGCATCTTGCCGTTCAGCAGGAGGCGGTCGCCATGCTTCCAGCTTTGCACGGCTTCCGGCGTCAGCGTGTCGAGGTTGACGCGGATCGCTTCCTTGCTGGGCTTCCAGTCGACCTGCGGCCATTCGGAAATCTTGGGCGCCTCCAGATAGGCGGGGCCGGAGCCGTCCAGCGTGAAATGCGCGTGGCGGGTCGCGGCGCAGTTGGGGATCATTGCCACGGGCTTGCCCGCCGCATGGCAGGGATAGTCGTAGATCTTCACATCGAGGATGGTGGACAAGCCGCCCAGCCCTTGCGCGCCGATCCCGAGCGCGTTCACCTTGTCGAAAATCTCGATCCGCATCCGTTCGATGTCGTTCTGCGGGCCACGGGCTTTCAACTCGCCCATGTCGATTGGCTCCATCAGGCTTTCCTTGGCGAGCGCGACGGCCTTTTCCGCCGTGCCGCCGATGCCGATGCCCAGCATCCCCGGCGGGCACCAGCCCGCGCCCATCTGCGGGATCATCTCCAGCACCCAGTCGACGATATTGTCGCTGGGGTTCATCATCTTGAACTTGGTCTTGTTCTCGCTGCCGCCGCCCTTGGCCGCGACATCCACCGTCACCTTGTTCCCCGGCACCATCTCGACGTTGAGGACGCAGGGCGTGTTGTCCTTCGTGTTCTGGCGGCTGAACGCCGGATCGCGCAGGATCGAGGCGCGCAGGCGGTTTTCAGGGTTGAGATAAGCGCGGCGCACACCTTCATCGACGACCTCCTGCATGGAGCGGCTATTGTCGTCGAGGCGGCAGTCCATGCCCCATTTGACGAAGACGTTGACGATGCCGGTGTCCTGGCAGATCGGGCGGTGCCCTTCGGCGCACATGCGGCTGTTGGTCAGGATCTGGGCGATGGCGTCCTTGGCCGCCGGATTGGCTTCGGCGTCATAGGCTTTGCCCAGCGCGCGGATGTAATCCATCGGATGATAATAGCTGATGAACTGGAGCGCGTCCGCGACGCTCTCGATCAGATCGGCGGTCTTGATGACAGTCATTACCCATGTCCCTTCTGACGCCCCGCCTTTGCACGGCGGATGCATTCGCAGGGCGGCTATAGGACTTTGGCGTGCTGAGTCCAGATAGAGCGGCTATCCGTTGGCGTAGGGGAACATCGCCCAATAAGGCTCCTTCTCCGCCAGCACGCGGGCAAAGCTTTCCCGCGCCTCCAGTCGGTCGAGATAGGCAGCGAGGATAGGGAAGTTTCGCCGCATCGGCTCCACCCTGTCCGCATAAAAGAGGGCGGGGGCGGCCGCGCAATCCGCGAGGGTGAAATCATCGCCCGCCGCCCATGACTGGCCCGTCATCCGTTCCTCCAGCAGCGCATAGGCCTTGAGCAGCATCTGGCGGGACTGGGCGACGCCCCGCGGGTCGCGCGCGTCTTCCGGGCGGAGGCGGTCGGCGACGATGGCCTGCATCGGCCCCATTACATAATTGTCGAACAGCCGATCCATCAGCCTGACCTCCAGCGCTGCGTTGGCATCTCCCGGAATCGCGCGGAAGGGACCGGGCGCATGGTGGTCCAGATATTCAATGATGATGCTGGCTTCGGCCACGGTACGGCCCCGCGCCTTGTCATGCAGCACCGGAAAGCGGCCGATCGGCCAGAGCGCCATCCACTCTTCCGCAGCCGCTTCGGATTCGCCCAGCAGGCGCGGCGTGAAGGGGGTCGCATTCTCGTAAAGCGGGATCAGCACCTTCCAGCAATAGGAGGACAAGGGGTGGTAATAGAGAATCATGGGACAGCCTTTCCAACCTTGGCGACCTCTCCAGCGGTCTCTTATTATCACAATCTGGCGCTTGGCCGATCCAAGCCGTTGAGAGGGACGATTTTCCTGACACGCACATTTTCGTGGCAAGCCAAATTTATTTTTGCAGATGCATGAACCCTCTTGCCTTTTTTGGACCCGAGGGAAGTCCGTGCGTCGCGCCGATGAAGCGCCTCGAATGTACGGTGAGCCGACTCAAGGCAGCGGTGAACCGAGTCTTCAACCTGTCATTTACCCTCTTGCGCGTGGCGGAGGGTGTGGCACTATCCCTTGTATCGGGATAACTGGGGGCACCCAATAGATTGTGATTGCTTCGCTGGACGGGTTTCCAGCGCGGGGGCGTTTTTGCCCTTGCGATCCGGTCGATTGGGCCCATTTCCGTCCCGGCGCGGTTTGGATCATGCTATGCTCCCCGGTCTGCCGGGTTTAGCTTGACCGAATCGAACGGAACAGGAGCATTCGGGGGCTCGCATGGATTTTCGAGATAGCGCACAAGGTATTGGCGACGTGGCAACCGTGATGGAAGATTTGGTGGAAACGCAAGCGATGGAGCAGGCGCCCAAGCCCGTTCCGGCGAAGGAGGCGATTTCATCGTCCAAGATATTGGACCGGCGCTTCGATGTTGTGACCGATCCGTCGCGAGACGCGCTGCTGACCGAATTCGGCAAGGATACGCTCAAGGACCGCTATCTGCTGCCCGACGAAAGCTATCAGGATCTCTTCGCCCGTGTCGCGGCCGCCTATGCCGACGACCAGGACCATGCCCAACGCGTCTATGACTATATCTCGCGCCTGTGGTTCATGCCCGCGACGCCCGTGCTGTCGAACGGTGGCACCGGACGCGGCCTGCCCATCAGTTGCTACCTCAATTCAGTGGACGACAGCCTGGAAGGCATCGTCAACACCTGGAACGAGAATGTCTGGCTGGCCTCGCGGGGCGGCGGCATCGGCACCTATTGGGGCAGCGTGCGCGGCATCGGCGAGCCGGTCGGCCTTAACGGCAAGACCAGCGGTATCATCCCCTTCGTCCGGGTGATGGACAGCTTGACGCTCGCCATTTCGCAGGGTTCGCTGCGCCGTGGGTCCGCAGCCTGCTATCTCGACGTTTCCCATCCTGAGATCGAGGAGTTCCTCGAAATCCGCAAGCCCAGCGGCGACTTCAACCGCAAGGCGCTCAACCTCCATCATGGCGTGCTGCTGACCGACGAGTTCATGGAAGCGGTGCGCGACGGCGCGGAGTTCAATCTCAAATCGCCCAAAGACGGTTCGGTCCGGGGCAAGGTGGACGCCCGCGCCCTGTTTCAGAAGCTGGTCGAAACCCGCCTTGCGACCGGCGAACCCTATATCGTCTTTTCCGACACGGTGAACGGGACGATGCCCAAGCATCATCGCGATCTGGGCCTCAAGGTCTCCACCTCCAACCTGTGTTCGGAAATCACCTTGCCGACGGGTCGCGACCATCTCGGCAATGACCGCACGGCGGTCTGCTGTCTTTCTTCCCTCAATCTCGAAACATGGGATGAGTGGAAGGAAGACAGGCAATTTATCGAGGATGTCATGCGCTTCCTCGACAATGTGCTGCAGGACTATATCGACCGTGCGCCGGACGAGATGGCCCGCGCCAAATATAGTGCGTCGCGCGAACGTTCGGTGGGGCTGGGCGTCATGGGCTTCCACAGCTTCCTGCAGGCCCGCAATCTGCCCTTCGAAGGCGCGATGGCGAAATCATGGAACCTTCGCATCTTCAAGCATATCAACGAGAAGGTGAACGAAGCCTCGATGCAACTCGCGGTCGAGCGCGGTCCGTGCCCGGATGCCGCCGACATGGGCGTGATGGAGCGCTTCTCCTGCAAGATGGCGATCGCGCCCACCGCGTCGATCAGCATCATCTGCGGCGGCACGTCGGCCTGCATCGAGCCGATCCCAGCGAACATCTACACCCACAAAACGCTGTCCGGCAGCTTCGTGGTCAAGAACCCGTATCTGGAAAAGATATTGCAGGAGAAATCGAAGGACAGCACGAATGTCTGGAATACGATCCTCGAACGCGGCGGATCGGTCCAGCATCTCGACTTCCTCTCCCAGGAGGAAAAGGACACGTTCAAGACCAGCTTCGAGATCGACCAGCGCTGGCTGCTCGAACTCGCCGCCGACCGCACACCCTATATCGATCAGGCGCAGTCGCTGAACCTGTTCATCCCGGCCGACGTGGAAAAGTGGGATCTGCTGATGCTCCATTTCCGCGCGTGGGAACTGGGCATCAAGTCGCTTTATTATCTCCGTTCCAAATCCGTGCAGCGCGCCGGTTTCGCGGGTGGGGTGGAAGCGGACAACACCATCGACGCGCCGAAATTCGAACTGGCCGGCGGGAGCACTGACTATGACGAGTGCCTTGCCTGCCAGTAA harbors:
- a CDS encoding MBL fold metallo-hydrolase produces the protein MGRLFRKIAGVVGIASLFAVIALCLAVTVIPPFLDRIYYQGPASRHFDGAHFFNPDGTDDFISRGPNMHNAIARYLLGRDDRPEWPDAIAVRPARPAPFAAPRGMTATWVGHATVLVQAAGINILTDPIWSDRAGPFNLVGPKRVAQPGIRFDDLPKIDLIVISHNHYDHLDIPTLKKLWERDRPRIVTGLGNDTILKASGIPATALDWGQSISGAALGGLGADTVIQCENYEHCPDYRVHVMRNHHWSSRWATDRNRALWSSFVIETRAGNIFFAGDTGAGDMAWPAEAARLGPVRLAILPIGAFRFQKGQMASGTHIGPEQAVQIFERLEASTAIPVHWGTFRLSYEKWDTPPRMLEMFLQCEGIERKRFAPLRIGQSILVPNYTPVPRGPKRCDRRAIAALE
- a CDS encoding methyl-accepting chemotaxis protein; amino-acid sequence: MPFENIAHAVEKVARLSGDLGIRTLDLQADISELADRVTRQARTIETIGEAAAQLSQDGDRASLAGEEARTKADAARLIIDDSGRQLSTANQNFSELITQVSGIHERLDSFREALKTVAHVTGVISGIASQTNLLALNATIEAARAGDAGRGFAVVASEVKKLAQETTTATQTIERSIGALTDEARKMLEGIIHGAETAHAAANDTRNIEALVERLDALIRDLSGKSDAAADRIASMVGSAAQIREGLAALASTSTDNADGLQRLSSRVSTASDDTNELLQYLAESGVEIPDSPYIRFGLESADMVGAAIERAITQGRVSEAEIFSEHYIPIAGTNPLQFSHPAQQVMMPAAREQQEKARGLKGFFGMTFTDRNAFGAVAMPERAQPQRPGQDKWNLEHSRQGVIFDFPDTREQSKITQPFYIKAYRRLTADMEVVLLKQVIASIHVNGRHWGILQLAYENPC
- a CDS encoding DMT family transporter; this translates as MISSPIWLPATLMAGGMQAWRTAVQRRVGKSLSINGAGLVRYLYGLPFALLMLAAYRLTFPAPFPSVGGLFLLFCLAGGLAQIIATNLLLMAFHHRNFVVGTAYSKTEAVQSAILSFLLMGERLSAPSLCGIGCGVGGIMLLSTGGRRMGPLDFLKALGQPAALYGIASGFFFALTAIGIRRAAQEVGGSDPIHAALIVLAVTVALQTVMQGGYLLLRESGEMRRVLASWRVSGQVGFLSAAGSACWFTGFATAPVALVRIVGQVEVAFTLAFGHFYLGERMKRSEAVGLMLVALGVILALAGAL
- a CDS encoding fumarate hydratase, producing MTVIKTADLIESVADALQFISYYHPMDYIRALGKAYDAEANPAAKDAIAQILTNSRMCAEGHRPICQDTGIVNVFVKWGMDCRLDDNSRSMQEVVDEGVRRAYLNPENRLRASILRDPAFSRQNTKDNTPCVLNVEMVPGNKVTVDVAAKGGGSENKTKFKMMNPSDNIVDWVLEMIPQMGAGWCPPGMLGIGIGGTAEKAVALAKESLMEPIDMGELKARGPQNDIERMRIEIFDKVNALGIGAQGLGGLSTILDVKIYDYPCHAAGKPVAMIPNCAATRHAHFTLDGSGPAYLEAPKISEWPQVDWKPSKEAIRVNLDTLTPEAVQSWKHGDRLLLNGKMLTGRDAAHKRIKDMLAKGEQLPVDFKGRVIYYVGPVDPVRDEVVGPAGPTTATRMDSFMDMMLEQGLLGCVGKAERGPAATESIAKHKSAYLMAVGGAAYLVARAIKGAKVVGFEDLGMEAIYEFEVQDMPVTVAVDSEGQNVHRLAPLVWQEKIRKERLLEGV
- a CDS encoding glutathione S-transferase family protein codes for the protein MILYYHPLSSYCWKVLIPLYENATPFTPRLLGESEAAAEEWMALWPIGRFPVLHDKARGRTVAEASIIIEYLDHHAPGPFRAIPGDANAALEVRLMDRLFDNYVMGPMQAIVADRLRPEDARDPRGVAQSRQMLLKAYALLEERMTGQSWAAGDDFTLADCAAAPALFYADRVEPMRRNFPILAAYLDRLEARESFARVLAEKEPYWAMFPYANG
- a CDS encoding ribonucleoside-diphosphate reductase subunit alpha, which produces MDFRDSAQGIGDVATVMEDLVETQAMEQAPKPVPAKEAISSSKILDRRFDVVTDPSRDALLTEFGKDTLKDRYLLPDESYQDLFARVAAAYADDQDHAQRVYDYISRLWFMPATPVLSNGGTGRGLPISCYLNSVDDSLEGIVNTWNENVWLASRGGGIGTYWGSVRGIGEPVGLNGKTSGIIPFVRVMDSLTLAISQGSLRRGSAACYLDVSHPEIEEFLEIRKPSGDFNRKALNLHHGVLLTDEFMEAVRDGAEFNLKSPKDGSVRGKVDARALFQKLVETRLATGEPYIVFSDTVNGTMPKHHRDLGLKVSTSNLCSEITLPTGRDHLGNDRTAVCCLSSLNLETWDEWKEDRQFIEDVMRFLDNVLQDYIDRAPDEMARAKYSASRERSVGLGVMGFHSFLQARNLPFEGAMAKSWNLRIFKHINEKVNEASMQLAVERGPCPDAADMGVMERFSCKMAIAPTASISIICGGTSACIEPIPANIYTHKTLSGSFVVKNPYLEKILQEKSKDSTNVWNTILERGGSVQHLDFLSQEEKDTFKTSFEIDQRWLLELAADRTPYIDQAQSLNLFIPADVEKWDLLMLHFRAWELGIKSLYYLRSKSVQRAGFAGGVEADNTIDAPKFELAGGSTDYDECLACQ